The following proteins come from a genomic window of Trichoplusia ni isolate ovarian cell line Hi5 chromosome 28, tn1, whole genome shotgun sequence:
- the LOC113506002 gene encoding uncharacterized protein LOC113506002 — MLQDILQILGLQINYEKSVLVPQQCITFLGIIWDPWINRKSLPAVKSAVIVNKVSRLIQSNKSSLKELQSLVGLLNFASFAVPRGRLNHRATLSYLNTLPKSTTSTKYGLPSEAIKELHWWLDNCHLSTVIHVPPPSHFLTTDASDVAWGALLDDHYLSGTWSKEEKSLHCNMKELLTILKVLEVHAPSIAHGSLLIQSDNRSAIAYLRNEGGVKSPSLTTLTHQIFYVLDQYQIHYRIYHIPGKFNSHADCLSRLRQPPEWHLLPNCTEMIFLKMGTPVIDLFASKTARVVANYVTLDLSDHQALSHDAFSFPWNFPLAWVFPPPFLIPRVLMHLNQATGIYLMVVPRWKKVFWRADLKFRAIAVPFTLTNLRRFLVDTRTGLPPPKVQDMVLEVWKCGGGQRQ; from the coding sequence ATGCTACAAGACATTCTACAGATTCTGGGTCTTCAAATAAATTACGAGAAGTCCGTTCTGGTCCCACAACAATGTATAACCTTTCTCGGCATTATTTGGGATCCCTGGATAAATCGCAAGTCCCTGCCAGCGGTGAAGTCTGCtgttattgtaaacaaagtCTCTCGACTCATACAAAGCAACAAATCCTCGCTAAAGGAACTCCAGAGCCTAGTAGGTCTTTTAAATTTTGCCAGCTTTGCTGTGCCTCGAGGCAGGTTGAACCATCGAGCGACCCTTTCTTATCTAAACACGCTACCAAAGTCCACAACCTCAACCAAATACGGTCTACCCTCAGAGGCTATAAAGGAATTGCATTGGTGGCTGGACAATTGTCATCTTTCAACAGTAATACATGTACCACCACCCTCTCATTTCCTAACTACCGATGCATCGGATGTAGCGTGGGGAGCTCTGCTCGACGACCATTATCTGTCAGGAACTTGGAGCAAGGAGGAGAAATCCTTACACTGCAACATGAAGGAACTGCTTACGATATTGAAAGTTCTAGAAGTGCATGCGCCAAGTATAGCTCACGGCTCATTGCTGATCCAATCAGACAATCGTTCAGCGATAGCTTATCTCCGCAACGAAGGGGGCGTGAAATCTCCATCTCTCACAACTCTGacacatcaaatattttatgtccTGGACCAGTATCAGATTCACTACCGAATTTACCATATTCCCGGCAAATTCAACAGTCATGCAGATTGCCTGTCCAGACTTCGTCAGCCTCCGGAGTGGCACCTTCTCCCAAACTGCACCGAAATGATTTTTCTGAAGATGGGAACTCCCGTGATCGACCTGTTTGCGTCCAAAACAGCACGAGTGGTAGCCAATTACGTAACCCTAGATCTCAGCGATCACCAAGCGTTGAGTCACGATGCGTTCAGCTTTCCTTGGAATTTCCCACTAGCATGGGTGTTTCCTCCGCCCTTCCTGATTCCTCGAGTCTTGATGCACTTAAATCAGGCCACAGGAATTTATCTGATGGTAGTGCCGCGCTGGAAAAAGGTTTTCTGGAGAGCGGATCTCAAATTCCGGGCCATCGCAGTCCCGTTTACACTGACGAATTTAAGACGGTTCCTAGTCGACACGAGGACCGGGCTGCCACCTCCGAAAGTACAGGACATGGTTCTGGAGGTATGGAAGTGTGGGGGTGGTCAGAGACAATAA